One Ancylobacter novellus DSM 506 genomic window, AGGCCCTCGCCATCGCTTCCCGCCTTGGCGCGACGCGCTGCGTCGACGTCTCCGGCGGAACGGGCGAACTGGCGGACCTCGCGATCGACAAGGGCCGGGTCGACGTGCCCTTCGAATGCTCCGGCAACGGGCGCGCGCTGGCCACGGCCATCGAGCTGACGCGCCCGCGCGGCGTCATCGTGCTGGTCGGCCTCGGCGGCGAGCAGCCCCTGCCGATGAACGCCATCGTCACCAAGGAACTCAACATTTCCGGCAGCTTCCGCTTCGACGCCGAATTCGCCCGCGCCGCCGAGCTGATCTCCAGCCGGCAGGTCGACCTCGCGCCGATGCTGACCGGCAGCTTCCCGATCGAGGAGGCGGAAGCGGCGTTCGCGCTGGCCTCGGACCGGCGGCGGGCGATGAAGGTGCAGTTCCGCTTCAGTGACGCAGTGTGACCGCCATGGCGCGTGAAGCGCTTCCCGCCATCGTGGTGATGGGTGTCTGCGGATGCGGAAAGTCCTCGATCGGTCAGGCGCTCGCGGAGCAGTTCGGCGCCACCTTCATCGAAGGCGACGCGCTCCACCCGCCCGCCAGCATCGCCAAGATGGCCCGCGGAGAGCCGCTCGACGACGAGGACCGCAAGCCCTGGCTTGAGGCGATCTGCCGGGCCATCGCGGAGAACCGTGCCGCCGGGCGCGGCGTGGTGGTCTCGTGCTCGGCGCTGCGCCGCGCCTATCGCGACCATCTGCGCACCGCCGGGCCGTTGCGGTTCGTCTTCCTGAACGGTTCCACGACGGTGCTCGCCGAGCGCATGAGCCGGCGCGAAGGCCATTTCATGCCGCTCGCGCTTCTCGACAGCCAGCTCGCCACGTTGGAAGACCCGACCGGCGAGGCGGATGTCGTGCCGGTCGACATCGACCGCCCTCTCGCCGACGTCATCGCCCGTGCAGGCGAAGCGCTCCGCCGCGACGACCTCCGATAGTCCGACATGACACTCTCAGCAGTGCGAGAACATCAGGCGCCCTGGTGTTTCCACTCTGGCGGTCAGGATTTGGCCGGTCTCCGATTCCGTGATGTAGAGCGTGCGGCGATCCTCGCCGCCATAGGCCAGATTGGTAGTGGCCAGCCCCGCGCATGACTTTACCCGCGCCACCGGCTCGCCAATTGCGTTGACGATCCAGACGCTTCCCAGACCGAGATGGGCGATGGCGAGACCGCCCGCCTCGTCGATCGCCAGCCCGTCGGGTCCGTTGCCGCCCGACAGCCGGATATAGGCGCCGACCTTGAAGGCCGCTCCCGAGGCATTCAGCGGCACGCGCCAGACCGCGTTGTCGCGCGTCACGTTGAGGAAGACGATATCTTCGTCGAGGTTGAGCACCAGCCCGTTGGGACTGGGGATTCCCTGCAGCAGCATGTCGAGCCGCCCGCCATCGGCACGAAGGCGGTAGAGCCGGCCGCTCGGGTCCTGCAAGCCGGTCAGGCCCTGATCGGTGAAATAGAGGTCGCCATTGCTGGCGAAGAACAGGTCGTTCACGCCCTTGAACGGACCGAATTCGGAAGCCTGAACCACCGGCTCGACGGCACCGCGTTCCGGGTCCAGGAGCATGATGCCATGACGGAAATCAGCGACGAAGATGCGGCCGTCGCGATGGATCTTCAGCCCGTTGGGCTCGCCGTCATACTCGATCACCAGGGTGAATTCGCCGTCGGGCGAGACACGGAAGATGCGTCCCCAGGCGACGTCGACGACGTAGAGATTGCCCAGCCGGTCGAAGGAAGGCCCCTCGAGGAACACCGGCGTCGGCCGCCCGCCGCGTTGGACCTGCGCCCATTTCGAGGTGCGGCCATGTATGCGGAATCGCTCGGGAACGCGCGCGAAGACGGTGGTCTCGATGACGGGCGGCGGTGCGTACATGGGCGTTCTGCCAGAAGAGGAAGGAAGTCAGGACTTGCGCGGCGGCGCGGTGGTGTCGCGCACCATCAGGCCGACCGGGATTTCGACCGTCGGCGGCGCCGGCTCGCCGGCAACCCGTGCCAGCAGATATTCGGCGGCGCGCACGCCGATCTCGCGCGCCGGCACATGCAGCGTGGTCAGCGCCGGACGGATCTGCGACGCGAAGTCGAGATCGTCGAAACCCGCGATCGAGATGTCCTGCGGAACCCGGATGCCCTGCCGGGCGCACTCTATGAGGGCGCCGAAGGCGAGCATGTCATTGCCGCAATAGACCGCCGTCGGCGGGTTGGGCGTGCCGAGCAGCGCCCGCAACGCCAGCTGCCCCTCGACGATACGGTAGGGTCGCTCGATGAGGGCTTGCTGGCCGAGTGCAAGGCCCCGTTCGGCGAGCACCCGGCGCATGCCTTCGAGACGTCCCCGCGCACGGTCATTGTCGCGGGTGATGCCTGCGATCGCGCCGATGCGGGTGTGGCCGAGGTCCAGCAGATGCGTGGCGATGCGTCCGGCGGCCTCGACATTGTCGAAGCCGACGCTGGGCACGTCCTTGGACAGCACCCAGGTCACGACGAAGGGGATGTTGCGCTGCTGAAGGAAGTTCAGCATCTCGGGATCGTGCTCGGCGCCCACCAGCATCATGCCCTGGGCGCCGTGCGCCACCAGCGCCATCACCTTCTCGAATTCGTTCTTCCGGTCATAGCCGCTGCTGGCCAGTGTGAAGCCGTAGCCGGATTCGCGAAGGCGGTTCTGCATGGCCTCTGCGCCGGCAGCGAAGTTGGGGTTCTCCAGATGCGGAATGATCGCCCCGATCACCGGCCATTGCCGCGCCCGCGCGATGCGCGCGGCGCCCTGCGGGACATAGCCGAGCCGTGCGGCGGCCGCCTCGATGCTGCTCTTCACCTCAGGAGCGACGGGCCCCGTGCCGTTGAGCGCCCGCGACACCGTCGCGCCGGAGACCCCGACCGCCCGTGCGATGTCCTCGACCCGTACTCGACCTGAAGGCATACGCTTGGGCCGCAATCTCTTCCCCTCATCAGATCCGCGCCGACCTTGGCCGAGCTGCGGAAGCAGTGTCAATCGATGAACAGGCCGTGATCGCCGAGGCCCCAGGCGCAATACCATCCGCCATGGAAGGGTTTGGCCCCCTCCAGTTCCGGAGCGCCGTTGGCCAGCACCTCCTCGGCGTAATCCTCGGCATCGTCCACGGGCCGATAGCCGAGCACACCCGCCTCGCGGTTGTCCCAGATCAGGCGGGAATTCGCCGACATGCCGTAGGCCACGACATAGTGCAGCAACGGCGCCTCGATGGAGCAACGCAGCAGTTCGACCATGTCGCGCGGGCTGATCCAGACGGAAAGATGCCGGATATCGGCGGGCTTCGGCCGATAGGCGCCGATGCGCAGGCTCACCACGCTCAGCCCGAACTTGTCGGCGTAGAGCCGGCCGAGTGCCTCGCCGGTCACCTTGCTGACACCGTAATAGCTGTCCGGGCGAGGCGCGATCGCGCCGGTCAGAACCTCGCTGCGACGGTAATAGCCGATCGCGTGATGGCTGGAGGCAAAGACTACCCGCTTTACCCCGGCGCGCCGGGCGGCCTCGAAGACATTATAGGTGCCGACAATATTGGCCGGCAGCACCTGCTCCCAGGCATTGCTCTCGGGTTCCACCGACACGCCGGCGAGGTGGACGACGCAGTCGATGCCCTGCATGGCGGCTTCGAGCGCCTCAAGGTTGCAGATGTCGACCTTGAGACATTCCTCGTCGGCATTCGCCGGCTCTATGTCCGCCAGGTCGAGCAGGCGCATCAGCGGATAGCGTCCGGCGAGCCGGTGCCGCGCCTCCCGCCCGATGATGCCGCCGGCACCTGTCATCAATACGCGCATGACTTGACTCTTCCTCTCCTGGCCCGCGCGCGGCGAGCGCGCCCGCGGCGTCAGTGAATGACGCGGATCGCCTTCTGGGTGTCGACGTCAAAAAAGTGCATCTGGTCGGCGGCAATCGAGACCGTCACAGGCTCGTGGACGCGGATCGGCGCATCCGGGGCAACCCGTGCCACGGTGAGGGCCGTACTCCCGATCCGCATGTCGAGGTGCATTTCCGAGCCGAGCTGCTCGATCACGTCGACGGTTCCCTCGAGCTGATTGCCGAAGGCGCCGATCGAAATATGCTCGGGGCGGATGCCGACCATGACCGGCCGGCCGGCATAGCCGCGCAGAGCCGCCTTGTTCCGTTCGCCCACCGCCAGTGACGCGCCCTCGACGCTGACACGCTCGCCGAGCTCATCCAGCGTGCCCTTGAACACGTTCATGGCCGGCGCGCCGATGAAGCCGGCGACGAACAGGTTCTCCGGACGGTTGTAGACATCGAGCGGTGTTCCCACCTGCTGGACGAGGCCGTCCTTCATGATCACGACGAGATCGCCGAGCGTCATCGCCTCCACCTGGTCATGGGTCACGTAGACCGAGGTCGCCGGCACACGCTCGCGCAGGCGCTTGAGCTCAACGCGCATCTGCGCACGCAGCTTGGCATCGAGGTTCGACAGCGGCTCGTCGAACAGGAAGACCTGCGGGTGGCGGACGATGCAGCGGCCCAGCGCCACGCGCTGTTGCTGGCCGCCGGAGAGTTGCTTGGGACGGCGCTGCAGCAGCGGCTCGATGCTCAGGATCGAGGCGGCGTGGGCAATCTTCTCGGCGATCCTGGCCTCGCTTTCCTTCCGGTTGCGCAGGCCGAAGGCCAGATTGTCGTAGACCGTCATGTGCTGGTAGAGCGCATAGTTCTGAAACACCATCGCGATATCGCGATCCTTGGGGGGAAGGTCGTTCACGACCCGCCCTCCGATGCTGATGGTCCCGCCGCTGATCTCTTCCAGGCCGGCGATCATGCGCAGCGTGGTGGACTTGCCACAGCCGGACGGGCCGACCAGCACGGCGAAGGCGCCCTCGGGGATCTTCAGGTCGATGCTGCGCACCGCGGTCACGCCGCCATAGCTCTTTACGAGCTGGTTCAGAACGACTTCCGCCATCGGTAGGACTCCAGAATTCGCAACAAGATGCGCGTGATCAGATCTTCAGGCCGGTGATGACGTATTTCTGGCCGAAGAAGGTGATGAGCAGGGCCGGGCCAAGCGCCATGACGGCGGTGGCGCTCATGAGATTCCACTCGATGCCGAGTTCGTGGACGAACTGCGCCATGACCACGGTCAGCACCGGCGTGTTGTGGCTGGTGAGCAGCAGCGCGAACAGGAACTCGTTCCAGGTCCACAGCCAGCAGAGGACCGCGAGCGCGGCCAGCCCCGGCACGGCGGAAGGCAGCGCGACGCGGACGAAAGCTCCCCACCGCGTGCAGCCGTCGATCAGAGCCGCATATTCCATCGACGGATCGATCCCGTCGAAGAAGCCCTTCATCAGCCACGAGAAGAAGCAGATGTGAACGGCGATGTGCGGCAGCAGCAGGCCGAGATAGGTGTCGTAGACGCCGAGGTTCTGCGTGACGATGTAGAGCGGCAGCACCCAGGAGATGTAGGGCACGCAGCGGAACACGTAGATGATGGAGAACCAGCCGCTGGCGATGGGACCGCGAAAGCGAGAGAGCATGTAGCCGCTGGTCACCGTGATGCCGAGCGACAGGACCGTCGCCAGCGTGGCGATGATCGCGCTGTTCACATAGGCCTTGATCACCGTCCGGTTCTCGAACACCTCGGTGAAGTTATCGAGCGTGAACTCCGTGCCGCGATGAACGTAGAACATGCCGGAGGCCGGGCGCAGCGAGGTCAGCACCAGCCACAGCACCGGAAAGGCGATGACGAAACCGATCCCGATGACGAAGAGATAGAAGAAGGCCCGCCGCGCACCCGGCGCCATCAGGGCGAAGAAGCCGCGCTCGCTCTTGTGCATGGGAGACTGCGCATCGAGACTGGCAACGGTCATTTCGATACCTCCACCGCACGGTTGAGCAGCCGGTAGAGCACCAGGCCAAAGATCACGATCACCACGCCACCGATGAGGGCGGCTGCGGAGCCCTTACCGAAATTCATGCGCTGGAAGGCTTCGACATAGGCGTAGATGCTGAACATCTCGGTGGTGCGGGCGGGGCCGCCGCCGGAGATGACCCACACCTGGTCGAACACGCGGAACGCGTCGATCGAGCGGATGACGACGCAGACCACGATGACCGGGCGCAGCATCGGCAAGGTAAGGGAACGGAAGACGCGCCAGCGGCCGGCGGCGTCGATGGCCGCCGCCTCAAACGGCTCCTTCGGCAGGCTCTGCAGGCCGGCGAGAAGCAGCACGGCGAACCACGGCGTCCACAGCCAGACGTCGGCCAGGACGATCACCATCATGGTGGTCCAGCGATAGGCGAGCCAGGCGACGGGAGGCAGGCCGATGCCCTCCAGCACCACGTTCACGATGCCGAACTGGTCGTTGAACATCCAGCGCATCATGATCGAGGCGATGACCGGAGCCACCATCAGCGGCAGCAGGACGATGGTGCGCACTACCGACTGGCCGACGAAGTTGCGGTTGAGCAGAAGGGCAAGGCCCAGCCCGCACACCAGCGAGAGCGAAACGCTGAGCACGAGGAACAGCAGCGTGTTCGGGATGGCGAGGCCGAAGAACGCCGGATCGGTAATGACTTCGATATAGTGCTTCAGTCCGACCCAGGTCTTCTTCGGATCGTAGAGCGTCCAGTCCCGGAACGAGGCGTTCGCGCCCAGAACGATCGGGACCACTTGGAACAGCGCCATGGTGATGGCGGCCGGCGCGATGAGCGCCAGCATGAAGCGCTCCTTTTCCCCGAAGAATGAGGCCAGGCGTCTCATATTGAGCTTCCCCGCGCGTAAAAGAGGGGCGGAAGCCGCGTCGGGCTTCCGCCAGGTTCGGCTCCCGGGAGGGATCAGTTCGTCCGGGCCGCCGCGGCGTGGATGGCGGGCGCGGCGTCTTCCAGCTTCTTCGGAATGTCCTCGCGCGAGCCGTTCAGCGCGCCGACGACACCGTCATTGTAAGCCTTGTGGATGGCCGGCCATTCGGGGGTGTAATAGCCGCCGGCGATGACCTGCATCACCTTGAAGACCACCTCGTCGGCACGACGGAACAGGGGATCGGTCTCGGCGAGCGTCTTCCACACCTCGGTGTTCGGCGGCGGACCGCCGGTCGCCTTCCACAGCCCGATCTGGCCTTCCTTGTCGAGCATCATGGCGCCCAGCATCTTCTTGGCGACTTCCTGGCGCTCGGCCGGCACGCCCTTGGGAATGGCCCAGCCCCAGATGTCATTCCACGCGACGTGTTCCTTGCGCGAGGGCCCGAGGGGCAGGAAGCCGATATTGATCTTGCCGGCGACCTTGGACTTCTTCGGATCGTTGAACTGCCCGTAGAGCGTGAGGTCCGCCACGGTGAAGGCGGCGTCGCCCGCCTGGAAGATCGCATTGGCGTCGTTGCGGGTATAGGAGATCATCGCCGGCGGGCTGATCTTGGTCTTGTTGATCGCGTCCCACCAATATTCGACGACCTGCTGCGAGCAGGGCTCGGCGATCATCGGCTTCCAGCCATTGGCGGCGAGCACCTTGTTGTCGCGCTCATAGGCCGGGGCCAGCACGTCGCAATTATTCGTCCAGTTGGCCCAGAACCAGCTGAACCAGCTGTGGTTCATCGCCATGCTGCCGACGAAGCCCCACTTCACCTTGCCGTCCTGCTGGAGCTTCTGGGAGAGCGTCGAAAGCTCATCCCAGGTCTTGGGCAGATGCGCTTCATCGACGAGATCGGTGCGATAGTAGAAGACGCCGAAGGTGTGGGCCATCGGCACCACGGTGGGCTTGCCGTTGTCATTGAGGAACGCGACGTCCACCGTCTGCTTCAGCGCCGTGTCCATGCCGGGCACGTCGTTGGTCGGCGCGAGCCAGCCCTTCCAGAGCTGGCCCCAGTCGTCATTGTGCCAGATGATGTCGTACTGATCGCCGCCGGAGGTCAGCGTCGCCGTGACCTTTTCCATGAAGATCTCGTAGGCCATCGGAATCTTGACGATGGTCACGCCGTTCTTGGCGGCCCATTTTTCCATGATGGCAATGGAAGCCTCCTGAATCGGATGCTTCATGTAGCCGATCTTGATCTCGACCGCCGATGCCGCGGTCGATCCCATGAGCGCACCAACGCCCAACGCCCCGGCCGCCACTAGCGCGCGAATATGCGCCACCCAACCCTTCATCGCCTGCTCCCTAAGATGTGGGCATCAACGCCCTTTTTGTGATTGAGATTACATTATTTCAGCGAAAATCACCTCGTCAAGTACCGTTATGCAGATAATTTCCCTTATAAATCAATGTGATAATCAATTTCATCTCTTGTAAAATTTACATCAATCAATAAAAGTCGCTTCCTATGCCGATCTTTGGCCTATTAATCGCCACCCCTTGGTATTTTGAATAACATGACAGACCCATCACGCAGATCACAGCCAATGTCGGGCGAGTGAGATGCAGCTTCATGCAACCACATATTCCCTCCAAGGACACCCTCGCCGTACGCAATCAGCATCGCAGGATTCGCGTTGTATGTAATTTTTACACATCGCTACGTTTGTCATTAACTAACTGATTATACGTAACTTTATGGCGAATTAGCTCTTGCTGACGCCGCGTTGACACCGAACATGACTTATGCGAGCTATGTATAGCTTCCACATGTCGCCCCCGACAGAGACCGCAATCGACCATTCGCCGTGATCCGCGGAGTCTATTTTGACGAATAGTCGAAATTGCAAGAAATTCA contains:
- a CDS encoding SMP-30/gluconolactonase/LRE family protein; this translates as MYAPPPVIETTVFARVPERFRIHGRTSKWAQVQRGGRPTPVFLEGPSFDRLGNLYVVDVAWGRIFRVSPDGEFTLVIEYDGEPNGLKIHRDGRIFVADFRHGIMLLDPERGAVEPVVQASEFGPFKGVNDLFFASNGDLYFTDQGLTGLQDPSGRLYRLRADGGRLDMLLQGIPSPNGLVLNLDEDIVFLNVTRDNAVWRVPLNASGAAFKVGAYIRLSGGNGPDGLAIDEAGGLAIAHLGLGSVWIVNAIGEPVARVKSCAGLATTNLAYGGEDRRTLYITESETGQILTARVETPGRLMFSHC
- a CDS encoding carbohydrate ABC transporter permease, with product MLALIAPAAITMALFQVVPIVLGANASFRDWTLYDPKKTWVGLKHYIEVITDPAFFGLAIPNTLLFLVLSVSLSLVCGLGLALLLNRNFVGQSVVRTIVLLPLMVAPVIASIMMRWMFNDQFGIVNVVLEGIGLPPVAWLAYRWTTMMVIVLADVWLWTPWFAVLLLAGLQSLPKEPFEAAAIDAAGRWRVFRSLTLPMLRPVIVVCVVIRSIDAFRVFDQVWVISGGGPARTTEMFSIYAYVEAFQRMNFGKGSAAALIGGVVIVIFGLVLYRLLNRAVEVSK
- a CDS encoding NAD-dependent epimerase/dehydratase family protein; this translates as MRVLMTGAGGIIGREARHRLAGRYPLMRLLDLADIEPANADEECLKVDICNLEALEAAMQGIDCVVHLAGVSVEPESNAWEQVLPANIVGTYNVFEAARRAGVKRVVFASSHHAIGYYRRSEVLTGAIAPRPDSYYGVSKVTGEALGRLYADKFGLSVVSLRIGAYRPKPADIRHLSVWISPRDMVELLRCSIEAPLLHYVVAYGMSANSRLIWDNREAGVLGYRPVDDAEDYAEEVLANGAPELEGAKPFHGGWYCAWGLGDHGLFID
- a CDS encoding ABC transporter ATP-binding protein gives rise to the protein MAEVVLNQLVKSYGGVTAVRSIDLKIPEGAFAVLVGPSGCGKSTTLRMIAGLEEISGGTISIGGRVVNDLPPKDRDIAMVFQNYALYQHMTVYDNLAFGLRNRKESEARIAEKIAHAASILSIEPLLQRRPKQLSGGQQQRVALGRCIVRHPQVFLFDEPLSNLDAKLRAQMRVELKRLRERVPATSVYVTHDQVEAMTLGDLVVIMKDGLVQQVGTPLDVYNRPENLFVAGFIGAPAMNVFKGTLDELGERVSVEGASLAVGERNKAALRGYAGRPVMVGIRPEHISIGAFGNQLEGTVDVIEQLGSEMHLDMRIGSTALTVARVAPDAPIRVHEPVTVSIAADQMHFFDVDTQKAIRVIH
- a CDS encoding gluconokinase, yielding MAREALPAIVVMGVCGCGKSSIGQALAEQFGATFIEGDALHPPASIAKMARGEPLDDEDRKPWLEAICRAIAENRAAGRGVVVSCSALRRAYRDHLRTAGPLRFVFLNGSTTVLAERMSRREGHFMPLALLDSQLATLEDPTGEADVVPVDIDRPLADVIARAGEALRRDDLR
- a CDS encoding carbohydrate ABC transporter permease, coding for MTVASLDAQSPMHKSERGFFALMAPGARRAFFYLFVIGIGFVIAFPVLWLVLTSLRPASGMFYVHRGTEFTLDNFTEVFENRTVIKAYVNSAIIATLATVLSLGITVTSGYMLSRFRGPIASGWFSIIYVFRCVPYISWVLPLYIVTQNLGVYDTYLGLLLPHIAVHICFFSWLMKGFFDGIDPSMEYAALIDGCTRWGAFVRVALPSAVPGLAALAVLCWLWTWNEFLFALLLTSHNTPVLTVVMAQFVHELGIEWNLMSATAVMALGPALLITFFGQKYVITGLKI
- a CDS encoding ABC transporter substrate-binding protein gives rise to the protein MKGWVAHIRALVAAGALGVGALMGSTAASAVEIKIGYMKHPIQEASIAIMEKWAAKNGVTIVKIPMAYEIFMEKVTATLTSGGDQYDIIWHNDDWGQLWKGWLAPTNDVPGMDTALKQTVDVAFLNDNGKPTVVPMAHTFGVFYYRTDLVDEAHLPKTWDELSTLSQKLQQDGKVKWGFVGSMAMNHSWFSWFWANWTNNCDVLAPAYERDNKVLAANGWKPMIAEPCSQQVVEYWWDAINKTKISPPAMISYTRNDANAIFQAGDAAFTVADLTLYGQFNDPKKSKVAGKINIGFLPLGPSRKEHVAWNDIWGWAIPKGVPAERQEVAKKMLGAMMLDKEGQIGLWKATGGPPPNTEVWKTLAETDPLFRRADEVVFKVMQVIAGGYYTPEWPAIHKAYNDGVVGALNGSREDIPKKLEDAAPAIHAAAARTN
- a CDS encoding substrate-binding domain-containing protein, yielding MPSGRVRVEDIARAVGVSGATVSRALNGTGPVAPEVKSSIEAAAARLGYVPQGAARIARARQWPVIGAIIPHLENPNFAAGAEAMQNRLRESGYGFTLASSGYDRKNEFEKVMALVAHGAQGMMLVGAEHDPEMLNFLQQRNIPFVVTWVLSKDVPSVGFDNVEAAGRIATHLLDLGHTRIGAIAGITRDNDRARGRLEGMRRVLAERGLALGQQALIERPYRIVEGQLALRALLGTPNPPTAVYCGNDMLAFGALIECARQGIRVPQDISIAGFDDLDFASQIRPALTTLHVPAREIGVRAAEYLLARVAGEPAPPTVEIPVGLMVRDTTAPPRKS